The sequence below is a genomic window from Acropora palmata chromosome 5, jaAcrPala1.3, whole genome shotgun sequence.
tttgttaatttcagtccATGATAAAAGTGTTTGAAATGATACAAAATTATACTTAGTTGTTTTCGAGAAGAGGTCCAGTTTGTGCACAACGATAGATGTTGGAGCTACTtttaaattatcataaaattaaaaatattgttaatgAACACTATCAATGGGTGACTAGCAAGATGTTGTTCAGGGAAGAGTGCAAACCcaaattatttaaattgaAAGAGTTCCTCCATTGGAGTTTGTAACACGTTTATTTGTGTACATAACCAACACTTTAAGCACTGGAAGATGAAATGAAGGACTGAACGTTCGATCTGGTCTTCATTTATGTCACTGCTTAAGGGTGCTGATAAATATGATGGTCAGGTCACTGTTGTTATGACTATATTAGGCAACTCTGAGGggattaaaaaattttttcggtTTCCAGCTGGAattacaaaaaccaaaacttaCTGTAGATTGCAAAAAGATTACAACTGCAAGAACTTATTTGCAATAATTTGGCTGCTCAAAGGTAGTTGGCCAATCATGTTAAAGTTTGCGAAAAGCACTTTTATGTTCAAccataaaatcattttcccAGGGAATTTGTGGTTCTTGATACAGGCCTACACTgtcatttccttgtttttgaaCTGCCACTGGATTGTCTAAGTACCTATATCTTGCAATTTGATGGGCTATCTACTGGCAATTAAAATGAAGTGGAGATGAATTAAATTTGCCCTCAAATGCTTTTTGAGCAAAATTACACGACATGAATTTCAGTGTAACTTTCACTGACGGTACATAATATGCAGAGAAGATAATTTTGTAGAAAGACAGGGGCCATTGCAGCCTCCTCCTCAGGACTGGGGAAGAAAccaaaattgcatttttagTGGAGaggtctttttcttttcattcttcattttatttattttttctgttcttttcttgtattctttttttgtctACCTTAGCTCTTAGTGTATCTTAAGGGTCAGCACTTGTGCAGGaagggggggggagggggtgatGAAAGACCCACAGGAACAAGCGTGTGTTAatgcctttgcaattttcatattCTCAGCACAGTCCAATTCTGGGATGAATCAGTGTGTGACAAACCAAAACACCAAAGTTCATCtcaaaaagtttatttacaCCTTTATTCTAACTTTACAATgaccatttctttttcctaaCAACATAATATTTTTCACCATCTATGTGAAAAAAGGTTGATATATATTTTCATTGCTATGttaaaaaactattttgaacAAGGTAACTTGCATACTGTTctcttaatattattttgtagcTAACCTTACAAACTGCTTGAATATAAATTATAGCAGcaattgttttttgaaaatgagtaCCAAATGCATTTTAAAAAGTGTTCTTGACCAAACTCCACCACTAGCAATTAAACTACTAGTGCACTACCTTATAATACTTATTTAACCCATTTTATATAAATgattgataagtaaaatgtcaattctgaaaaattgagaaaaagtCTGAAACTTTAGGATCCGAATTTCACTCTGCTTTCTTGTAATTGGTTTTCGTCTGACCTCTTAGGAAACAAGACGTTTCTCAACaaattttctgattggttcattttaaagaactctgattggttcattttaAAGAATTCGGATTGGCTCCTTTGGATCCacatttcaaattctttcTTGTATTATTCTTCTCGGATATAACAGTACGTAATTACAATGTTATACGCCAACGAGACTGATTTTGTGCATAAAATAATGAAGTACGGaagacgaaaaaagaaaaactttgtaCATAACAAGGAATTCTTGGGGACGAAGTGAAAGCAGCAGAACTGAGACCATGGACACATACAATTTTGGgaacttttcaaaatacatGATTATCTTCTCTTAGTTACTCTCTCTATGGTGAGCtgactttcaaaatcaaattgatttgtaatttcttggtAATGTAATAAATTCCTTTTGTTATGAATTttgttgcagtattttttcCGTATTTGTTCATGGCCCTTTCATGTTTGACTCTATATTGATGTGAATATCCATGGTCCCTTTTTAATTTCACGTTTTGTCTTAGTACATGATTACAATATGAACTCTcatgaaagggttaagcatGTGAGGGTTTTTGTCATAATTTTCATACAAGAACTTTGCAATTACTTTGCTTTCCTGCGTCGGTTAAATACTTGCATCCCTCCTCTGTGAAGTTGTTACGTCTGAGGTCCAACGAttttagtttacaattactgtgcttaagtgctgcagcgaaatccttcgcggCGTTGTCGGTGAAGTTGTTACCCCAGAGGTCTAacgattctagtttacaattactgtgctgaagtgctgcagcgaaatccttcgctgcgttgtcggtGAAGTGTTCACCCCAGAGGGTTAACGAttttagtttacaattactgtgcttaagtgctgcagcgaaatccttcgctgcgttgtcagtCAAGTTGTTACCACTGAGGTGTAacgattctagtttacaattactgtgctgaagtgctgcagcgaaatccttcgcggCGTTGTCGGTGAAGTTGTTACCCCAGAGGGTTAACGAttttagtttacaattactgtgcttaagtgctgcagcgaaatccttcgcggCGTTGTCGGTGAAGTTGTTACCCCAGAGGTCTAacgattctagtttacaattactgtgctgaagtgctgcagcgaaatccttcgctgcgttgtcggtCAAGTTGTTGTCAATGAGGTCTAacgattctagtttacaatcCCTTTTAACAATAAAGTTTTTCACTTCGTTGGCACCGAAGTCTTCCAAACGATTTGCGGACAAATTAATGTGCAAAACGTCTTCAGCATTTTCTAAGAAATGTAAAACAGCAGCAACATCAATCGGTGCGAGTGAACAATTACTTAATTCAACTGCGTTGAAATTAATTTCCTCTATTTTGCTTTGTAATACTGGCTGTTGCTTTTCGTCGTTAATCTCGTAGAGACACTTACATACTTGCACAGCTCGATCTTCGTCTTTTGTCGCTGGCCAAGAGGTCAGTGTTTTTGGTTCTGAAGACTCACGGTCTTTTCTCTTCTCAGTCGACTCCGGCAACAGTTTGATAAAAATGTGGCTGCTAAATGAGCTCTTCAGCAATCCGGCTACGAATTGCACTACCACTTGCCAAGTTCCATCATTGATATGCTTGCAAACAAATCTTTCAATTCCCTCATCTGTCATGGTGTCCACCAGATGCTTTGCGGTAAAGAATTCCTGCACCGTCAGGTGAGTGAAACAGAATTGGGACTTTGGCGGGTCACCGAATGCTTTGGGTTTTAGGTCTGGCAATTTGTGAAGCAGTCCGCAATCTTCCAACCCACTGACTTCGCTTGATTCAAAGAGCAGTCTTCCTTCTTCAATCCCTTTAAAAGCGATTTCTCCAAGACTGTTCAAGATTTTTTGAAGTTCTTCAGGGAACTTTTCAAATGGTTCATAGATGTGCGTTGACTTCATCTCTTCGAGTTTTTCTGGAGAGAAAGCTTCTCTGTTGTGATTGAAAAATAAGATCTTtactgcaattttataaatctCCGTCATCTTTGTTGGCAGTGCTTGGGAAGACTCAGAAAGGATGATTTGAAGCAAGCAGTggcaaatgagaaaacagTTAATCGGGACgtagcaaaatgaaaacaggtTAATGTTGGACTTGATGTGTTCCCACATTTTCTCCTTAGTTTTGGGGTTTCCTTGAGTAAATTTCTTAATATAGTCTTCGACATTCTCGGACGTAAATCCGAGAATTTCGACTGTTCTTTGAAagttgacatgtttaagataTTTCACAGCAGTTGGTCTTGTTGTCGCGAGTATGGTCGCACCACGTAGCAGTTTTCCCTCTGCCAGTTTCTTATACAAAACGGAAATGGGCATCTTTTCTTCCACGTCGTTCTTGTAATCTTCTTGAGTGTTCATTTCctcttttcttgaatattcATCCAGTCCATCAAAGATTAAAAGAACTTTTGTAGATTCGTTTTGGACAAATTCCCAAACAGAATCATCCAAAAGTTGAACTGTTTCTGCGCCAGCCAACAGTTCGCGAAGGCTCACCTTTGCGCCGTCATTGAAACGCCTAAACTTCACGAGGAAGACAACCTTGTAATTTTCATCTTCATCAAAGGCTTCACCAGATGCCCAAAGTCGACCCATCTTGGTCGTTAACGAGGTCTTTCCTATCCCTGGACGGCCAACAACGAGAACATTCTTGTGATCTTTGTCAAGAATATCCTCTGCCTTTGCGAATTTGCAGTCCTTTGCATTTGGTGGGTATTGTTTGAGCTGTTTCTGCCTATCTTTCGCAAAGTCATGGTGAGCTCTGTCTTCATGGATTGCTACATTGACATAGATCTCGTCCATTTTGAGATCAACACAGGCGCCTTCGCCGGGATTTGGTCGTCCAAAAGGTTGTTTTAGATCGGTGGGTTGCTCGGTCTCCCGCAAGTAATTCTCTCTCAGTGTCTGTATGGCACTTTGTAAAACCGTTTGCGCTTGAGCGTGCTCTGGGTGTTCGGAAGGCTGTGACATTTCTGTGTTGTCCGGTTGTTGCGTGTCAGCTTCGATATTGATGAGCAATGGCATCGGTTCTGGTTGTGCTCCGGGCTGCGGTTCGTCTGAGTTAGATTTTAAATGATCAGCATGAAACCGCCTGTTTTCCATGAATTCTTTTCCATGTCTACCTCGCGACAAAATCCAAAGAATCTCcaggaaagcaaaaattgcGAAAATTCCATTCGCCGCTGTCACAACTTTCATCCAGACATTTTTATAACCCGCTCCTTGATTGGAACAGTTAAATATATCGGTAGACTCCGTCAGGTTGAACGAAGGAGTTTTGATAGAACAAGAAAAGTCTGACGGAAAGTTCTTGGGATAAAATACATGCGTTTCTAACAAGACGATGAAAGTTATCTCCAAAACAATGCTAATAATGAGTTGACAAAGGTATGCGATGAAAAGAGTTCGTCTTCGATTCCTGGGTTGTAGTTGGGCATCTTGAGGGTTGCGTTCGAGTTCATCGACTGTTGACTTGACAATTTGAGAGTAGAAGACGGGCACAATTAGAATAAGGAGCACATTTGCTATGACAAAGAGGTAAGGGGGAAAACCGAGCTTGTGATTTTGCATCCGGTATTGATCAGAGCATTTTCCACGAATGAAAGCGATGTTCGGATTGTTCCCTGCCACACATTGAATATCGTACCTGGATTCACTGATTGCCATCTCTGAGAATGCTGCACACAGTGTGACACCGACTACAATCCAAACGAGAACCATTACATATGTCAACTTGTTCAAAGTTTTGGGAATTAGCAGTTCCTTGATTGCCGTGCAGTCTACCATTTTGCATTTGATCGTTCGACTTCGCTTCTGATCTGGGTGTGGCAAAACTGGCGTCACTTTGTAGGTCGTGATTGACCACCAGCAGAGTGTGAAACGCTTGGTTGTCACAacgtgtgtttgagatagccaatcagctgttGGCTTGCCACTCGCTTTATTTAGCCCTATGAATGAATGCCCAGTCGGCGGGTCCTCCTTTTAAAACGTAAATTAGGTCGGCtttttcttgttagtaagatttttatgtaataaacaaaataatacatgctTGATTGGatatatggaatttctcttctcgtgttcaactcgacaTCTTACTCACTTGTGAGATATCGAGGTGAACTCTCGAAGagaattccatatctccgcgcacccatgtattattctctatgaCTTATGGACTAAAAATCAATTCCGTTTAATTGAAGTCTTTTCGCCTGCACGCCATGATTAGCTTGAAACAATGAGATTTAAatacatatttttctttatcatCGTCTCGAAAAGACGGTATCTCTTTCTGACGCTTCTAGATCACCTGTGATGTCGTTATTTCTCCTCAGGCTAAAGGACAAAATATCTGCTCTAACAGGATTTTGTTGTTATTAGTACTTCCTGAGAAATTCTGAAAACCTAACTAATAAAGAAAGAATGTATTTCCCATTTACCAAATTGAGCTGAAACTGGCTTGAAGAATTTTTTGGTAACACTTGTGGTATAGACCTAATtggctaactcagtgttgtaaATTAAATTCCTTCACTTTCTGCCCACTTATTTTTATATCTTCTTCCTCGACTGTTTGCGAGAAGCGGAACCTTCCTTTGGCCAtgaccaaaaaaataaaaactaaataataatgaaaaaaagcaatggaGTGGCGGGACAAAACAATCCcacaataaaattcaatataattatatttgttCGCTCAGAGCAGTGAATTGTAATAAATTTTTCCAAGCGCTAAAGAGTGGTATTAATTTGGCAAGAATTCCCGTACCGCTAGAAACAATTGGGGCTCGTAAATTTTAGTTCTCGGTTTCTTGCAATGTCCTCAGGTGCCACAGTCatttatcttagaattttgAGCCGTAGCTTCATGAAGCTGTCGAGATCAATTCTCCATATGTTTTCGTCCATTCAGTAATTGTGATTGCTACACTTGAGACTTTTCGTAATTTAAGGGCTGAGTAATTAATGATTAATGTGGTAgagaaaaataccaaaaacaaaGCGGAAAACAGGAAAGGGTAAACCTCTTGAGGTATTATCTGCgtcaaattgaaaagaataattgtctTGGTAAAACGGAATTGGCCTCGGGAAAAGGCTAAAATCATGCGAGATCTTTCTCAAAGCGGTATTTTTAGCTGAATGCGTGGAATGCATAACTAATGTTTGAATGATTGTTGATAGTCACGTCCACAAATTAACCCACATAAGTTGTGTTTGAGTTGCCATAGGAGCAAATTGATAAGATTGGTTACAAAAATTTTCCTCACTGCGGTTAATCTGTGCTGAGTTTCGGCGAAAAATAAGAGATCTAGCAAAAGACACGCGTTGCGTGTGATTCAGAAGACACGcacaatataaatgtggtgaggaatgtttttgaagccgttcaaaaAACTAGCAGCACGAGTTTTATCGGGGCTAAGACCACGAGGCTGTGCCTCGTGGTTTTAAACCCAATAAAACACTCCTGCTCCTTTTTTAACCATTACTTAAACTTGTCCTAAAAACAAGTCGCTTATCGAGATTATTGCTTCATATGTTTTCGTCCATTCAGCATTGCTGTTTTCTTAATGACCTCTTCACTTGAGACTTCACAGCCACGTAATTAACTGACTATGATTAATGAGCTGTcgagaaatcaaacaaaaataccaaacaaaacaaagggaaaaacagaaaagataAGCATCTTGAGTTATTATCTGCATCAAACGGAAAAGGTGAAAAGGAATTGGCCTCAGGGAAGACGCTGAAATCACGCGAGATCATTCTCAAAGGGATATTTTTAGCGAGATACGAGTCTACTCGCAAACTAAGAacttaataacaataaatccTCACAATTTGTTCGAAAAAAATTTCTAGACACTACTCGCGGTCTAAAAGTTTCTAATGTATTCTATTACAATATACGCTATGGATCAACGCTTAATAAAGTTGCTGGTTTTGACTCCGAGCCACGGACTGAAATctgaagtgaacattttgcatgcCAGGAGGGTGGTGGCACTGACAGtgacagtggtctctcccaTATCTTCAagctaatcgtctctactagtgaaaacacactcaaaaatataaatgtggtgCTGTAAAggcaagttaaataggaaaacagctaaCTTCCTGTTGCCGTCCGTGACTCAAAAGAGTCACGTACTTGAGCTCCCTATTAATATTTTTGCCCAAGATATTCTCTGTTAGCCACTGAATAAAGCACCGTAAAGATTTTCGAGTTTGCTGAAGACCGTTATTTTCtgtgaattttttaatttcggTTTTGTTACTCCATGACCGAGTGAAAGAAATTCTGGGACTAGTGACGTGACAAAGAGCCACAGTAGCGGACAACACGAAGATCAATTAGGAAGCCCCTTCTCGTGGACCCTCCACCACTCAACTTTCTTTCCCCCACATTCAATAACCACATCCTGAGTGGCAGCAATGTATCGTGGCAGCTCTCTGAAGAGGCTGCCGATGGTTGCGTCATTGTCCAGGAACAGAAAAATCCAAAGGGCTTCTACGGTAGCTCGTGTAGGCCTCAATCATCAAACGGTTACAGGGCACATCACTCTCGCATCTTTGATAGCTGCAACTGCGTCGATTGACATTGAACTTCCCTAAAAACCACTGTTTCGCTGACATCATTTTGTAGCCTTTCCTGTGAGAGGTATTGGGACCGACATGGTTTGCCTTGAGACTTCCGGTTCCCGTCCACCCTAGTCCCAAGCCCCATTTCCGGGCTCAGTAAACTGCAAATGCCGCTAAAACATCTAACAACGGCAGTGTATAATTGAGATTTGGGCATGAACATGCATGTCGCAACTAAAAAATGATGTGACTTCTATCAAAAAATGCCAATTATGCTATCAgtgccactttttaaaaatggGCAAGATTCATGATGATAGTTTTCTCAAATTACTTCATGATTGTGCTTAAATGCTAGGCTAGCACAATCTATAAAAGCCTAGTTGAGATCGCAAGTTGGTAAGTTGCGATCCCGAGTTGCTTGGTTGCGATCGCAAGAAATACTAATCAGGGAAACCTTGCATGTCCTCTATGAACCACCTCTGCTCCAACAAGTTGCGAGAGTTGTCTTTCAAATGAGCAAATCGATTTATGAAGCCGCCGCCTCTCCCCGGTcatgcatttttgtttgtgaagTGCACAGCGCAGAAGTGGGTTCAGGATGAGCACGTCTTCATTTTACAAAATCGACCCAatttttcatatatttttttgttttttgttatcactTTTACCATGACAAGTATCGAATGCAGTCGAATCCCTTTCTACGTGTTCCGAAGGTTGTGCCAACAAAAGACCTCTCTCAGGCATTCTGTCACAGCATTCGATGCTCATCTTTGATAATTTAGTCTGGATTTTACgtcacaaattgcactcgacCGAGATCCTTTCTACAAATCTGATGACTCGGTCATGGGCTTTTAAATCTCCATTTTTCGTCGGTTGGAGAATTCATGGAAAATAACCGTTTACACCCAAATATAAAATGTTTGCGCTTTCTTACTCAATGCCACACAAAGATTCATTTGGGCTAAAAAAAGATGGAGGTTTACACGCACTTATAGGCaggtaagaagttcttagagATTTTGAAGCGCACTTGTAACCACAGCCCGACTTACGATCTTAGATTGTTTTGTTAATTCGAGGAGGACTACCACACGGGTAGCAAGTAGGATGGAACGTGCAAGTGCCACTAAGTTAAAAATATAATCATAACGCAAAGCGGGATCTCATCAACTATTGAGTAATTCCTATGCACCATTgatatttctttaaaattccCCTGATTCATTTGCTGTGATCGTTCTGTCGTTTGGCCAGAGGTATGTTTGTCTTTTACCGTGTCAACATTTGGCAGGTACCAAAGATAGTGACGACACGGATGACTTCACCCAATTGGTTCCTTTGCTCGCGCGAGGATCAAAAAATAACTGGAGCTTAACACCGTAAAAGCACCTATTTCTGTTAATTTCCAGGCCCATTTCGATCATTAAGGACTGTTGATCTTCCTCATGTCTAATACCGAGAAAAGTGGTTATGCTGGCTCGATGGCTTCTTTCAgatacatttcttttgttgacCCTTCTTCGAGTGACACGCCCTTTTGCATTTGAACGGAAAATGTCCACCGCGTCGTTTGATCTACGTCGAAAAACGAAACATCATCGCCACCGAAACGGAACAACTTTGCTTCCAACTACAAAACCGGTGACAATGAATGACGAAGAGATGGAGTTTTCACTCAGAGTAAGGGAGTAACCTGCGCCAGCATATCGTAAATGTCAACATAACGAAGGCTTGCTTTcctttcttcaatttttgacaTAAAACGTACTTACTAATAAGTCTTTTATGTTTTGTGGGTGTGTGTACAGAGTACATCTTACGCTTATGTTATTGAACTGGATCTTGGCACGCCTCCACAACGGGTAAGGTATCAACTTAATTCATTAAAAGGAGTCTTCTGTGTACTGGTGTTATACCGATACCACTTTTATTCCCCTGGTCGAGTTTAGTTCACCTCTGTTTCCTCTTCTTTTGAGTGTTACCGCTTTTCATATCGATATTCAAACTGtatttcttaaaaacaaaagggaTGAATTCAAAACTCAAAACAGTACTAGTTGCGTTTCTGGCTGGTAGATGTGTGATTTTCAGGATTTTCCATTGTTCTTACGTAAGCTAGTCCCTTGAATGCGAGAAATCCTACAGCCTTTTAACAGTGGACATATGTTCAAATGCATCAACGCGATGAAAACTTAGGTGCGAAGGATTCCTTTCATGGTCGCTTTTAAAGATGCAATGGGTAAAGACATTTAGCCTCCGGTGCCAGTTGATTGTAAAAGTTGCAATGAACTTTGTTCCCTTATTGCAGATGGAGTTTCTTGTGGACACCGGTTCTTCTAATATGGCAGTGGCGGGTGAGTTAACCGCagaattcataaaaaaaattagttttagCAGTCGGTTTAATAAATTTCTAATACACAATGCGCCAAATTCTAGGCCGCAATTGCCGCGATGAAATGGAGCGCAAGTGTGCAATAGACACCTTTTATTACCCAGAAAAATCAAACACATCTGAGGATCAACACATACCGGTAAGAGTAGGccgatttagcaacaggacgggaaCATCTGATGACGACGGCAGGGCGCGCGGAATAGCCTGGATTCcgttctaatttgaccatatttgggtatttgtacTGTGCGTGCCGTCCTCAAGCTACGTTTCCGTTCTCTTGCTATAAATCAACCTTAAGAATGGATCACAGTTCATTGAAAGTATGTTGCTCTGTTACTGAACGTATATCAAAGACGCCGAAACGCACAATTAACAATTCTTGGACAAAATATATACGTCTGCTGTGGTTGCATGTTGGCCTTTTTTACGACCTGCTGCTTTTTAGGGGTTTTCGTATCTGGCTTTGGTGTTTAGGTTTTCTTTATCTTCTTTGTGATGCGTTTTACGTACACATGAGTTGGATACATGGTGCGTCAACTTGGTCCAACCATCACTGTTTTGTGTCTCCGATTGAATGAAGGAACCAAAATTCGAGATTTCCGCGGATACCTTCGACTCTTAACACCGTATCCGGCGAAGCTTGCTGTAAAACGTATTTGAGCTTTGTATTGGGGCTGTCAGTGAAAGAATAATACAACTTTTGTCATATGTGGAAGACATCGTTCATAGCAATGTAATACACCCACAGATTTGGCgccttttctttcaaacactCCCGCTAAAAAGCTACTTGTCGAGGCCTAAAATGGTACCCAGTCTCTACATAGGTTAAACAATCTGCCTGGAAGATAATTCACGAAATGGCGACTGTTTCGAGAAGTGTGTTAGTGGTCTTTTCTCGACACTTTTCTTCCTTGCTTCAACATTTTCATCGCGGAGGAGAGCTTAGAAATcttgcaaaattaatttcgAAAACCTTACCAGGATTTTGCTGCCTTAACGAGATATTTTGGAAAGATGTAATCGAATCTTTTCTTCACCGATTCCGAAACCCCTGAAGGTATTATAATTGTGGTCAGATTGTTGCATAATGAGCTGATAAATATAATCTTGTTCTCAGGGAAATTTTAAGTGGCTTTGAGCTTGAAAAGGATGTAATAGAATAACGCTATTCTCTTTGTTGAAAACCGAACCGAATAATTTTCTAGTAATTGATGTTTTTGAATGTGTGATCAAGACAAGATACCCCTAAATCCGCTCGCTTCGATATGTATTTCACAGAAGAGAATTAGAAAATAACTCTCATATGCCTTATTAAATTGAGCAGGACCAATAGAGCAGAAGTATTACACTTAAAGTGTCACGATGCCATTGCGCATGTCGGTTCAACTTTTCTGACGATGATTGAATCAGGTTGAATGTCATTCTCATAAAAAAGTATTTGTGTCCCAAGATACACCAAGTTGGTAAGGAATTTAACGGGACCCAGTTCAAATCCCGTTTGCTTCTTAATCAATTTGGTTTCTGAAATCAAATGGAAGTCTGCGAAAAATCATTCTGCTcccttgacattttttttgcagattgAAACAGAGTATGGCAAAGGAGCATGGTCAGGCAATATTTACCGCGATGTAGTTGCTTTTCCAGGGGATGGTGAGAAAATAACACATCGAAATAATCGCTGGTCGCTTTG
It includes:
- the LOC141881461 gene encoding uncharacterized protein LOC141881461; translation: MVDCTAIKELLIPKTLNKLTYVMVLVWIVVGVTLCAAFSEMAISESRYDIQCVAGNNPNIAFIRGKCSDQYRMQNHKLGFPPYLFVIANVLLILIVPVFYSQIVKSTVDELERNPQDAQLQPRNRRRTLFIAYLCQLIISIVLEITFIVLLETHVFYPKNFPSDFSCSIKTPSFNLTESTDIFNCSNQGAGYKNVWMKVVTAANGIFAIFAFLEILWILSRGRHGKEFMENRRFHADHLKSNSDEPQPGAQPEPMPLLINIEADTQQPDNTEMSQPSEHPEHAQAQTVLQSAIQTLRENYLRETEQPTDLKQPFGRPNPGEGACVDLKMDEIYVNVAIHEDRAHHDFAKDRQKQLKQYPPNAKDCKFAKAEDILDKDHKNVLVVGRPGIGKTSLTTKMGRLWASGEAFDEDENYKVVFLVKFRRFNDGAKVSLRELLAGAETVQLLDDSVWEFVQNESTKVLLIFDGLDEYSRKEEMNTQEDYKNDVEEKMPISVLYKKLAEGKLLRGATILATTRPTAVKYLKHVNFQRTVEILGFTSENVEDYIKKFTQGNPKTKEKMWEHIKSNINLFSFCYVPINCFLICHCLLQIILSESSQALPTKMTEIYKIAVKILFFNHNREAFSPEKLEEMKSTHIYEPFEKFPEELQKILNSLGEIAFKGIEEGRLLFESSEVSGLEDCGLLHKLPDLKPKAFGDPPKSQFCFTHLTVQEFFTAKHLVDTMTDEGIERFVCKHINDGTWQVVVQFVAGLLKSSFSSHIFIKLLPESTEKRKDRESSEPKTLTSWPATKDEDRAVQVCKCLYEINDEKQQPVLQSKIEEINFNAVELSNCSLAPIDVAAVLHFLENAEDVLHINLSANRLEDFGANEVKNFIVKRDCKLESLDLIDNNLTDNAAKDFAAALQHSNCKLESLDLWGNNFTDNAAKDFAAALKHSNCKLKSLTLWGNNFTDNAAKDFAAALQHSNCKLESLHLSGNNLTDNAAKDFAAALKHSNCKLKSLTLWGEHFTDNAAKDFAAALQHSNCKLESLDLWGNNFTDNAAKDFAAALKHSNCKLKSLDLRRNNFTEEGCKYLTDAGKQSNCKVLV